One window of Posidoniimonas polymericola genomic DNA carries:
- a CDS encoding DNRLRE domain-containing protein, whose protein sequence is MISRPRRPLSLRGAALFSVSCLAILAIQGGPTLAAVINVADDTWVREDDADSNRNGNDQMNARTDIDADDNDVILLRFPTAGLPSGISGVSLDLFWQRSDSGASNTLKLYGLNETDPDETSWDETTVTYNNAPGLIPDGMDPTAETAAMASYDEVQDLDTANLTLLVADQLYGPQVTNEKYSFSSAALDAFLNADTNGEVTFLILRGNESTSGNQARFWPKESGPGAVLSYVPEPASLGLLALAAAALAGRRRSA, encoded by the coding sequence ATGATCTCGCGACCCCGACGACCTCTCTCCCTCCGCGGCGCCGCTCTTTTCTCGGTGAGCTGCCTAGCGATCCTCGCCATTCAGGGTGGCCCGACGCTGGCCGCGGTGATCAACGTGGCCGACGACACCTGGGTCCGCGAAGACGACGCCGACAGCAACCGCAACGGCAACGACCAGATGAACGCCAGGACCGACATCGACGCCGACGATAACGATGTCATCCTGCTGCGGTTCCCCACGGCCGGCCTGCCGAGCGGCATTTCCGGAGTTTCGCTCGACCTGTTCTGGCAGCGCTCGGACAGCGGCGCCTCAAACACCCTCAAGCTGTACGGGCTGAACGAGACCGACCCCGACGAAACCAGTTGGGACGAGACCACCGTCACCTACAACAACGCTCCGGGCCTTATCCCGGACGGCATGGACCCTACCGCCGAGACGGCCGCCATGGCCTCCTACGATGAGGTCCAGGATCTCGACACGGCTAATCTGACGCTCCTGGTAGCAGACCAACTGTACGGCCCGCAGGTGACCAACGAGAAATACTCTTTCTCGAGCGCCGCACTTGACGCCTTCCTCAACGCCGACACCAACGGCGAGGTCACCTTCCTGATCCTCCGCGGCAATGAAAGTACGAGTGGCAACCAGGCGCGGTTCTGGCCCAAGGAATCGGGCCCGGGCGCGGTACTCAGCTACGTCCCCGAGCCCGCTTCGCTCGGCCTGCTGGCCCTGGCCGCGGCCGCCCTGGCGGGCCGTCGCCGCTCTGCCTAG
- a CDS encoding DUF1559 domain-containing protein, which yields MVASFVNGSRSRRPAFTLVELLVVIAIIGVLIALLLPAVQSAREAARRMQCVNNLKQVGLAVHGYHDVTKHLPPMRIYDHQQTWSSLILPFMEEAAAADLWDNERGCFYDQTYEARTATIPSFYCPSVGHESTIVEHIPHDTGHGHSRGGDNGRGYAGSISDYRNVSGSSCPVTFRRPGQTQDEGFTDGNYAGWSGSYVDGAMPQARNIRYRGGSAIGNRSVVSFKALTSFSKIIDGTSKTLLAGEVSKRLAEGVQVFNGDSLPGIAIGETRDFCQQLCLEANDDPKNGPLGGLGFGAGHPGVAVFAMCDGSVHVLSRSTDLKVMDRAATRAGEDIYDFDGTAPSCHTP from the coding sequence ATGGTAGCATCGTTTGTCAATGGCAGCAGGAGCCGCCGACCGGCGTTCACGCTGGTTGAACTGCTGGTTGTAATCGCGATCATCGGCGTGCTGATCGCGCTCTTGCTGCCGGCGGTGCAGTCGGCGCGCGAAGCGGCGCGGCGGATGCAGTGCGTGAACAACCTGAAACAGGTTGGCTTGGCGGTGCACGGCTACCACGACGTCACCAAGCACCTGCCGCCGATGCGGATCTATGACCATCAGCAGACCTGGTCATCGCTAATCCTTCCTTTCATGGAAGAGGCCGCCGCTGCTGACCTCTGGGACAACGAGCGAGGTTGCTTCTACGATCAAACCTACGAGGCGCGAACGGCGACCATCCCAAGCTTCTACTGTCCCAGCGTCGGGCACGAATCCACGATCGTGGAGCACATTCCTCACGACACGGGGCACGGCCATAGCCGCGGAGGCGATAACGGTCGCGGCTACGCAGGCTCAATCAGCGACTATCGCAATGTGTCGGGGTCAAGCTGTCCGGTTACGTTTCGGCGACCTGGCCAAACTCAGGACGAGGGATTCACCGACGGAAACTATGCGGGATGGTCGGGGTCGTATGTAGATGGCGCCATGCCGCAGGCTAGGAATATTCGGTACCGCGGGGGATCCGCCATTGGTAACCGCAGTGTGGTGTCCTTCAAGGCGCTCACGAGTTTTTCCAAGATCATTGATGGCACGAGCAAGACCTTGCTCGCCGGGGAGGTGAGCAAGCGACTGGCGGAAGGCGTGCAGGTATTCAACGGCGACTCGCTGCCCGGCATCGCTATCGGCGAGACGAGAGACTTCTGCCAACAACTCTGCCTCGAGGCCAATGACGATCCAAAGAATGGTCCGTTGGGCGGTCTCGGGTTTGGCGCCGGACACCCAGGCGTCGCGGTGTTTGCGATGTGCGATGGTAGCGTGCATGTCCTTAGCCGCTCGACCGACCTCAAGGTAATGGACCGGGCGGCTACCCGTGCCGGCGAAGACATCTACGACTTCGACGGCACTGCGCCGTCCTGCCATACGCCCTAG
- a CDS encoding family 43 glycosylhydrolase, translating to MTRVLSPALLALALLLGAAAAPAADGPTYANPIYGGQDPYVLLHDGVYYIAASAPGDSAIVVFKSDKLTDPGVSRTVYVPPATGPYSKQLWAPEIHRIDGQWYIYTCADDGDNANHRLIVLKADTDDPLGSYSMAAELQTPGWAIDESVFRAADGKLYCVWSGWPVDTVPDSTQHLFISRMASPTELAGPAVDISGKMHEWETRGRPDGLNEGPQPLLRDGRVFIVYACSGSWTADYALGVMECTDGDLLNPDSWVKQPKPAFSRTDHVYGPGHGCLTKSPDGAEDWLVYHSSIDPEGSWNRSVSIQRFTWTADGAPNFGRPAPWGTVLPAPSGEPANKLISEPGGELAETFDNLDRWEPICFFRRTSVRVRDGALQVRGTLDPRYGDKLVLRDRDYADFEAEVEVNRRRGDGAAGLLFRISNAAVGVNRYHGYTAQWTADNRVQLVRSNGDELTVLAEADLPGRPNRPLHLRVVAQGDRLSVYLDGARKPLIEAQDETYFTGAVGLLSGGVNSTFDNFQVRPL from the coding sequence GTGACCCGCGTCCTCTCCCCTGCCCTGCTCGCTCTGGCCCTCCTATTGGGCGCCGCGGCCGCTCCGGCTGCTGACGGGCCGACCTACGCCAACCCGATCTACGGCGGGCAGGACCCCTACGTGCTGCTGCACGACGGTGTCTACTACATCGCGGCCAGCGCGCCCGGCGACAGCGCGATTGTCGTCTTCAAGTCCGATAAACTCACCGACCCGGGCGTCAGCCGCACGGTGTACGTGCCGCCGGCGACCGGCCCCTACAGCAAACAGCTCTGGGCGCCCGAGATCCACCGGATCGACGGCCAGTGGTACATCTACACCTGCGCCGACGACGGCGATAACGCCAACCACCGGCTGATAGTCCTTAAGGCCGACACCGACGACCCGCTCGGCTCGTACAGCATGGCCGCCGAACTCCAGACCCCCGGCTGGGCGATCGACGAGAGCGTGTTCCGCGCCGCCGACGGCAAGCTCTACTGCGTCTGGTCGGGCTGGCCGGTCGACACCGTGCCCGACTCGACGCAGCACCTGTTCATCTCGCGGATGGCGAGCCCGACCGAGCTCGCCGGCCCGGCGGTCGACATCTCGGGCAAGATGCACGAGTGGGAAACCCGCGGCCGGCCCGACGGGCTGAACGAGGGACCGCAGCCGCTGCTCCGCGACGGCCGCGTGTTCATTGTGTACGCCTGCAGCGGCAGCTGGACAGCCGACTACGCGCTCGGCGTGATGGAGTGCACCGACGGCGACCTGCTCAACCCCGACTCGTGGGTCAAGCAGCCCAAGCCCGCCTTCAGCCGCACCGACCACGTGTACGGCCCCGGCCACGGCTGCCTGACCAAGAGCCCCGACGGCGCCGAGGACTGGCTGGTCTACCACAGCTCGATCGACCCCGAGGGCTCGTGGAACCGCTCGGTCAGCATCCAACGCTTCACCTGGACCGCCGACGGCGCGCCCAACTTCGGCCGCCCAGCGCCGTGGGGCACGGTCCTGCCCGCCCCCTCGGGCGAACCCGCCAACAAGCTCATTAGCGAGCCCGGCGGAGAGCTGGCCGAAACCTTCGATAACCTCGACCGCTGGGAGCCGATCTGCTTCTTCCGCCGCACCTCGGTCCGCGTCCGCGACGGCGCGCTTCAGGTCCGCGGGACGCTCGACCCGCGGTACGGGGACAAGCTTGTGCTGCGTGATCGTGACTACGCCGACTTCGAGGCCGAGGTGGAAGTGAACCGCCGCCGCGGCGACGGCGCCGCCGGCCTCCTCTTCCGCATCAGCAACGCCGCGGTCGGCGTCAACCGCTACCACGGCTACACCGCCCAGTGGACCGCCGACAACCGCGTGCAGCTCGTGCGTTCCAATGGGGATGAGCTGACCGTGCTCGCCGAGGCCGACCTGCCCGGGCGGCCGAACCGCCCCCTCCACTTAAGGGTAGTGGCCCAAGGCGACCGCCTTTCGGTCTACTTGGACGGCGCCCGCAAGCCGCTTATCGAGGCTCAAGACGAAACGTATTTTACGGGAGCGGTTGGTCTGCTGTCGGGCGGCGTGAACAGCACGTTCGACAACTTCCAGGTCCGCCCTCTGTAG
- a CDS encoding outer membrane protein assembly factor BamB family protein: MKLSLPAACLALLLAPALLTAAEDGSDWPQFRGPNANNVVEGDSHPAEWSESQNIAWEVPLEGRAWATPLITGGKVLLANAVAEGESSGRRGERAPHKWELVCLDLASGEKLWSKVAKEGVPSVGTHRDNTYASETPVTDGEHVYVYFGMTGLYCYDLDGNLVWQKDLGSYKMQADWGTSSSPALHEGRLFVQVDSEDQSFLVALDAKTGEELWRKDRDEGSNWSTPIIWKNKQRTELVTGGGKFRSYDPASGELLWTLDVSGSRSSASPSATEDLLIVGAEDRSSRGGGRGGVFAVKPGGQGDISPDADGKSDFLLWGTDETALGMSSPLIYDGVVYILARRGGIVNAFDASSGELLYRERARGASAFWASPWAAGGKIFLPNDRGGVHVLEPGSEYELVRTNEIPGRLWASTAVGDGSLILRYEDRVVCVRN, encoded by the coding sequence ATGAAGCTGTCCCTACCCGCTGCCTGCCTTGCCCTGCTGCTTGCCCCCGCGCTGCTGACGGCGGCCGAAGACGGCAGTGACTGGCCTCAGTTCCGCGGGCCCAACGCGAACAACGTCGTCGAGGGCGACAGCCACCCCGCCGAGTGGAGCGAGTCGCAGAACATCGCCTGGGAGGTCCCGCTCGAGGGGCGCGCCTGGGCGACGCCCCTCATCACCGGCGGCAAGGTGCTGCTGGCCAACGCGGTTGCCGAGGGCGAGAGCAGCGGCCGCCGTGGCGAGCGGGCGCCGCACAAGTGGGAGCTGGTCTGCCTGGACCTGGCCTCCGGCGAGAAGCTGTGGAGCAAGGTCGCTAAGGAGGGTGTGCCAAGCGTCGGCACCCACCGCGACAACACCTACGCCTCGGAAACCCCGGTCACCGACGGCGAGCACGTGTACGTCTACTTCGGCATGACCGGCCTGTACTGCTACGACCTCGACGGGAACCTCGTCTGGCAGAAGGACCTCGGCTCCTACAAGATGCAGGCCGACTGGGGCACCTCGAGCTCGCCGGCGCTGCACGAAGGGCGGCTGTTCGTCCAGGTCGACAGCGAGGACCAGTCGTTCCTCGTCGCGCTCGACGCCAAAACCGGCGAAGAGCTGTGGCGCAAAGACCGGGACGAGGGCTCCAACTGGAGCACGCCGATCATCTGGAAGAACAAGCAACGCACCGAGCTGGTGACCGGCGGCGGCAAGTTCCGCTCCTACGACCCCGCGTCGGGCGAGCTGCTCTGGACGCTCGACGTCAGCGGCAGCCGCAGCTCGGCCTCGCCGTCGGCGACCGAGGACCTGCTGATTGTCGGCGCCGAGGACCGCTCGAGCCGCGGCGGCGGACGCGGCGGGGTGTTCGCCGTCAAGCCGGGCGGGCAGGGCGACATCTCCCCCGACGCCGACGGCAAGAGCGACTTCCTGCTGTGGGGCACCGACGAAACCGCCCTGGGGATGTCGTCGCCGCTGATCTACGACGGCGTGGTGTACATCCTCGCCCGGCGGGGCGGCATCGTGAACGCGTTCGACGCCAGCAGCGGCGAGCTGCTGTACCGCGAACGCGCCCGGGGTGCGTCGGCGTTCTGGGCCTCGCCGTGGGCGGCGGGCGGCAAGATCTTCCTGCCTAACGACCGCGGCGGCGTGCACGTGCTCGAGCCCGGCAGCGAGTACGAGCTGGTCCGCACCAACGAGATCCCCGGCCGGCTGTGGGCCAGCACCGCCGTGGGCGACGGGTCGCTCATCCTGCGCTACGAAGACCGCGTGGTCTGCGTCCGCAACTAG
- a CDS encoding GNAT family N-acetyltransferase, which translates to MEAADFPPDPSISLREAAESDLPAIVEIYNAAIPSRTSNADLRLVTVESRRDWYHAHSAERRPLWVAERDGKVVAWVGLSDFLPRYAYHITAEASVYVDPSLQGQGVGPWMMQRLIDECPSLGVENIISLVFAHNKPSLKVHERLGFQRWGLLPGVTKLDDARGDVVVLGRKIGA; encoded by the coding sequence CTCGCTGCGTGAAGCGGCCGAGTCGGACCTGCCCGCGATTGTTGAGATCTACAACGCCGCGATCCCGTCGCGGACCTCCAACGCCGACCTGCGGCTGGTCACGGTCGAGAGCCGGCGGGACTGGTACCACGCGCACTCGGCCGAACGCCGCCCGCTGTGGGTTGCCGAGCGGGACGGCAAGGTGGTCGCCTGGGTGGGGCTGTCGGACTTCCTCCCCCGCTACGCCTACCACATCACCGCCGAGGCCAGCGTCTACGTCGACCCATCGCTGCAGGGCCAGGGCGTCGGCCCCTGGATGATGCAGCGGCTGATCGACGAGTGCCCGTCGCTCGGAGTCGAGAACATCATCTCGCTCGTGTTCGCCCACAACAAGCCGAGCCTCAAGGTCCACGAGCGGCTTGGCTTCCAACGCTGGGGCCTGCTGCCCGGCGTCACCAAGCTCGACGACGCGCGCGGTGATGTCGTGGTGCTCGGCCGGAAGATCGGCGCGTAG
- a CDS encoding right-handed parallel beta-helix repeat-containing protein, whose protein sequence is MTNPVKTCRRAAALLILAALTIPPAHAAEYFIAPGGSNAGSGSIASPWGGFDYAIGQLSPGDTLYVRGGQYDLDNRVRFQSSSAGTEAAPVRVWSYADETPVLDFSGMSNSLWGGSSGRGIQVDGGADWLHLKGLTIQNARDNGIWSGANHGVYEQMVTRWNGDSGLQLSGAAAHNLILNADSYENYDPSSNGENADGFALKFSDLGPGNVVRGARAWGNADDGWDMWQSIAGGVLVEDSWSFDNGKILPRFFEVDALEQNNLTNGNFNGDGNGFKLGQDAGPHVLNRVLAWDNQVRGIDVNGNGFGVQVNNATVFDSNRNWQFDEESFETVNQHLLRNNISVAGSQSDIFQSGVTDSFNTWNGIPVNSADFLSLDDTIARGPRQADGSLPVSGFLRLAPGSNLIDAGTDVDLPYNGSAPDLGAFESALPGDFNADSLVDAADYTVWRDAQGTDESQINFAGNGDNLVTGLDYDVWRANFGATEVSSGAPTTAPEPAALPLIGAVGLLLAAGKRRRYALATAACVALAAPQAVTAQLPAFPGAEGYGGTFSGAAPAAGWFSNATVYHVTNLNDSGPGSFRDAFQQNSANKIVVFDVGGTINIADNVDIKNLANYYIAGQTAPSPVTVYGDTVQLTHSSGKENRNVVLRYLSFRKGDGNGQDSITFAGSGLGTNLILDHLSASWSEDEILSVTNNNTNISVQYTMIHDALVSNHAYGSLIRPKISSEVTFHHNLYANNASRQARFGTYNGETLTADFRNNVVYNFRDRASYTGGSSDAEQEYSDVNYVGNYIIAGPGTQGSPNYAFSVDKNVTSRVYQSGNYIDPDDAPGGTPADGVVDGADTGWAMFRVSTPVTDQSLTQMASPFATPAVATQTAPDAYNQVRDYVGNWWWDRDAIDSRVLGNLTNFTSPTIGLSSPDSGELNALLAAPATSHPANYDTDGDAMPDVWELAHGLNPNLASDWNLDFDADGYINLIEFINEKGEFPAPTPLVFTGGADSRYANIMNWRTDDQGVTAGTPWQPSRFDNAVIKSGAIVVDAVGQHAGLLEIAPDAGDNAALTIAAGWLMVEHETRVGGAAGQGELRLAPGATLYSPTIVVNDSGSLVGAGEIVGDVTSSGAVAPGESAGVIMIVGNYTQAASGILMMELAAADNHDALAASGDLTAGGALEVTLIDGFQPSAGDSFPLLAWGGQKGGAFDSLLLPALSAPLAWDVTLLESQGLLSVVQAALLPGDFNDDGVVDAADYTVWRDNTSGAYTPGDYQTWRSNYGSAAATGGETPVPEPVGLLLLVATCGASPRRSERPK, encoded by the coding sequence ATGACGAACCCCGTGAAGACCTGCCGCCGCGCGGCGGCGTTGCTGATACTCGCTGCACTGACCATCCCCCCGGCGCACGCCGCCGAGTACTTCATCGCCCCCGGCGGCAGCAACGCGGGCAGCGGGTCGATCGCCTCGCCGTGGGGCGGCTTCGACTACGCTATCGGCCAGCTCTCGCCGGGCGACACCCTGTATGTCCGCGGCGGGCAGTACGACCTCGACAACCGGGTCCGCTTCCAGAGCTCCAGCGCCGGGACCGAGGCCGCGCCGGTGCGCGTCTGGTCCTACGCCGACGAGACCCCCGTCCTCGACTTCTCCGGCATGTCGAACTCGCTGTGGGGCGGCTCCAGCGGCCGGGGCATCCAGGTCGACGGCGGTGCCGACTGGCTGCACCTCAAGGGGCTGACCATCCAGAACGCCCGCGACAACGGCATCTGGAGCGGCGCGAACCACGGCGTCTACGAACAGATGGTCACCCGCTGGAACGGCGACTCCGGCCTGCAGCTCAGCGGGGCCGCCGCGCACAACCTGATCCTCAACGCCGACTCGTACGAGAACTACGACCCGAGCAGCAACGGCGAGAACGCCGACGGCTTCGCCCTCAAGTTCTCCGACCTCGGCCCCGGCAACGTGGTCCGCGGCGCCCGCGCCTGGGGCAACGCCGACGACGGCTGGGACATGTGGCAGAGCATCGCCGGCGGCGTGCTGGTCGAGGACTCGTGGTCGTTCGACAACGGCAAGATCCTTCCGCGGTTCTTCGAGGTCGACGCCCTCGAGCAGAACAACCTCACCAACGGCAACTTCAACGGCGACGGCAACGGCTTCAAGCTCGGCCAGGACGCCGGTCCGCACGTGCTCAACCGCGTGCTGGCGTGGGACAACCAGGTCCGCGGCATCGATGTCAACGGCAACGGCTTCGGCGTGCAGGTGAACAACGCCACGGTGTTCGACTCGAACCGCAATTGGCAGTTCGACGAGGAGTCGTTCGAGACCGTCAACCAGCACCTGCTCCGCAACAACATCTCCGTGGCGGGATCGCAGTCGGACATCTTCCAGTCCGGCGTGACCGACTCGTTCAACACCTGGAACGGCATCCCGGTCAACTCGGCCGACTTCCTGTCGCTCGACGACACCATCGCCCGCGGCCCGCGTCAGGCCGACGGCAGCCTGCCGGTCAGCGGCTTCCTGCGGCTGGCGCCCGGCAGCAACCTGATCGACGCCGGCACGGACGTCGACCTGCCGTACAACGGCTCGGCGCCCGACCTCGGCGCGTTCGAGTCGGCCCTGCCCGGCGACTTCAACGCCGACAGCCTGGTCGACGCCGCCGACTACACCGTCTGGCGGGACGCCCAGGGGACCGACGAGTCGCAGATCAACTTCGCGGGCAACGGCGACAACCTGGTCACCGGCCTCGACTACGACGTCTGGCGGGCGAACTTTGGAGCGACCGAAGTCTCGTCCGGCGCCCCAACAACGGCGCCCGAGCCGGCCGCGCTACCGCTGATCGGCGCGGTTGGGCTGCTGCTGGCCGCCGGCAAGCGGCGGCGCTATGCGTTGGCCACCGCCGCCTGCGTGGCGTTGGCGGCGCCTCAAGCGGTCACGGCCCAGCTCCCCGCGTTCCCCGGCGCCGAGGGGTACGGCGGCACGTTCTCCGGCGCGGCGCCGGCGGCCGGCTGGTTCTCCAACGCCACGGTCTACCACGTCACGAACCTCAACGACAGCGGCCCCGGCTCGTTCCGCGACGCCTTCCAGCAGAACAGCGCGAACAAGATCGTCGTGTTCGACGTCGGCGGAACGATCAACATCGCGGACAACGTCGACATCAAGAACCTGGCCAATTACTACATCGCCGGCCAGACCGCCCCCAGCCCAGTCACTGTGTACGGCGACACCGTGCAGCTGACCCACAGCAGCGGCAAGGAGAACCGCAACGTCGTGCTGCGGTACCTCTCGTTCCGCAAGGGGGACGGCAACGGGCAGGACTCGATCACCTTTGCGGGCAGCGGCCTGGGGACGAATCTGATCCTCGACCACCTGTCGGCCTCGTGGTCGGAGGACGAGATCCTCTCGGTCACCAACAACAACACAAACATCAGCGTCCAGTACACCATGATCCACGACGCGCTGGTCAGCAACCACGCGTACGGTTCGCTGATCCGGCCAAAGATCAGCTCGGAGGTGACGTTCCACCACAACCTGTACGCCAACAACGCGAGCCGCCAGGCCCGGTTCGGCACCTACAACGGCGAGACCCTCACCGCCGACTTCCGCAACAACGTGGTGTACAACTTCCGCGACCGAGCCAGCTACACCGGCGGCAGCAGCGACGCCGAGCAGGAGTACTCCGACGTCAACTACGTCGGCAACTACATCATCGCCGGGCCGGGCACGCAGGGCTCGCCCAACTACGCGTTCAGCGTCGACAAGAACGTCACCTCGCGGGTCTACCAGTCGGGCAACTACATCGACCCCGACGACGCGCCCGGCGGGACCCCGGCCGACGGTGTGGTCGACGGCGCCGACACCGGCTGGGCCATGTTCCGGGTCTCGACGCCGGTGACCGACCAGTCGCTCACGCAGATGGCCAGCCCGTTCGCCACGCCGGCGGTCGCCACACAAACCGCGCCGGACGCCTACAACCAGGTCCGCGACTACGTCGGCAACTGGTGGTGGGACCGCGACGCCATCGACTCCCGCGTCCTCGGCAACCTCACCAACTTCACCAGCCCCACGATTGGCCTGTCGTCGCCCGACTCGGGCGAACTCAACGCCCTGCTCGCCGCGCCCGCCACCAGCCACCCCGCTAACTACGACACCGACGGCGACGCCATGCCCGACGTCTGGGAGTTGGCCCACGGGCTCAACCCCAACCTGGCCAGCGACTGGAACCTCGACTTCGACGCCGACGGCTACATCAACCTGATCGAGTTCATCAACGAGAAGGGCGAGTTCCCCGCACCGACCCCGCTGGTCTTCACCGGCGGCGCCGACAGCCGCTACGCCAACATCATGAACTGGCGGACCGACGACCAGGGCGTCACCGCGGGCACGCCCTGGCAGCCGTCGCGGTTCGACAACGCCGTCATCAAGTCGGGCGCCATCGTGGTCGACGCGGTCGGCCAGCACGCCGGACTGCTCGAGATCGCGCCGGACGCCGGCGACAACGCCGCGCTGACCATCGCCGCCGGCTGGCTGATGGTCGAGCACGAGACCCGCGTCGGCGGCGCCGCCGGACAGGGCGAGCTGCGCCTTGCGCCGGGCGCGACGCTCTACTCGCCCACGATCGTCGTCAACGACAGCGGCAGCCTAGTCGGCGCCGGAGAGATCGTCGGCGACGTCACCAGCAGCGGCGCCGTAGCGCCGGGCGAATCGGCCGGCGTCATCATGATCGTCGGCAACTACACCCAGGCCGCCAGCGGCATCCTGATGATGGAGCTCGCCGCCGCCGACAACCACGACGCCCTGGCCGCGTCGGGCGACCTAACTGCCGGCGGCGCGCTGGAGGTCACGCTAATCGATGGCTTCCAGCCATCCGCCGGCGACTCCTTCCCGCTGCTCGCCTGGGGCGGTCAGAAGGGCGGGGCGTTCGACTCGCTGCTGCTACCGGCGTTGTCGGCGCCGCTCGCGTGGGACGTCACGCTGCTCGAGAGCCAGGGCCTGCTGTCGGTCGTCCAGGCCGCTCTGCTCCCCGGCGACTTCAACGACGACGGCGTGGTCGACGCCGCCGACTACACCGTCTGGCGGGACAACACGTCCGGCGCCTACACGCCCGGGGACTACCAAACCTGGCGGTCCAACTACGGATCCGCGGCAGCGACCGGCGGTGAAACGCCCGTCCCCGAACCCGTCGGCCTGCTGCTGCTCGTCGCGACCTGCGGAGCATCACCCCGACGAAGCGAGCGCCCGAAGTAG